A genomic stretch from Flavobacterium nitratireducens includes:
- the rplT gene encoding 50S ribosomal protein L20 produces the protein MPRSVNSVAKRARRKKIMKQAKGFFGRRKNVWTVAKNAVEKAMLYAYRDRKQNKRNFRSLWIQRINAGARLEGMSYSQFMGKVKANGIELNRKVLADLAMNHPEAFKAVLNKVK, from the coding sequence ATGCCAAGATCGGTAAATTCAGTTGCTAAAAGAGCAAGAAGAAAAAAAATAATGAAACAAGCCAAAGGTTTCTTTGGTCGTCGTAAAAACGTTTGGACAGTAGCTAAAAACGCGGTAGAAAAAGCAATGCTTTATGCTTACCGTGACAGAAAGCAAAACAAAAGAAACTTCCGTTCACTTTGGATTCAACGTATTAACGCTGGAGCTAGATTAGAAGGAATGTCTTATTCTCAATTCATGGGTAAAGTAAAAGCTAACGGAATCGAATTGAACAGAAAAGTTCTTGCAGATTTAGCAATGAACCACCCAGAAGCTTTCAAAGC
- the rpmI gene encoding 50S ribosomal protein L35: protein MPKMKTKSSAKKRFKVTGSGKIKRKHAFKSHILTKKSKKRKLALTHSALVHSTDMKSIKQQLRII from the coding sequence ATGCCTAAAATGAAAACAAAATCTAGCGCTAAGAAACGTTTTAAAGTTACTGGCTCTGGAAAGATTAAAAGAAAGCATGCTTTTAAAAGTCACATCTTGACTAAAAAATCTAAGAAACGTAAATTAGCTTTGACACACTCAGCGCTAGTTCACTCTACAGATATGAAAAGTATCAAACAACAATTAAGAATTATCTAA
- the infC gene encoding translation initiation factor IF-3 — protein MRNNRGFQPRVEKKDAHRINNLIRVPEVRLVGENVEPGVFKTADALRLADQLELDLVEISPNADPPVCKIMDYKKFVYEQKKREKILKAKSSQVVVKEIRFGPQTDEHDYEFKRKNAEKFLKEGAKLKAFVFFKGRSIIYKDQGQILLLRLATDLEEFGKVEALPVLEGKRMIMFIAPKKKK, from the coding sequence ATAAGAAACAATAGAGGTTTCCAACCTCGAGTAGAAAAAAAAGATGCGCACAGAATAAACAACCTTATTCGTGTGCCAGAAGTACGACTAGTAGGTGAAAATGTAGAGCCCGGAGTTTTTAAAACAGCAGATGCTTTGCGATTAGCTGATCAACTTGAATTAGATTTAGTCGAAATTTCGCCAAATGCTGATCCACCGGTTTGTAAAATCATGGATTACAAAAAGTTTGTTTATGAGCAGAAAAAACGAGAAAAAATTCTAAAAGCGAAATCCTCACAGGTTGTCGTTAAAGAAATTCGTTTCGGTCCTCAAACAGATGAGCATGATTATGAATTTAAAAGAAAGAACGCAGAGAAATTCCTAAAAGAAGGAGCTAAACTAAAAGCATTTGTTTTCTTTAAAGGACGTTCTATTATTTATAAAGATCAAGGTCAAATCTTATTATTAAGATTAGCAACAGATTTAGAAGAATTTGGTAAAGTAGAAGCTTTACCTGTTCTTGAAGGAAAAAGAATGATTATGTTCATTGCTCCTAAGAAAAAGAAATAG
- a CDS encoding MATE family efflux transporter: protein MNKKKLVDMTRGPIVPQIIHFTLPLIIGNFFVLTYNAVDSIIVGRYIGANALAALGAASPVMNVLLFLIIGICLGMSVLMGRFFGEQDFTKLKRVVSTSFIAGGVFTLVLVALGFLFSKTILLFLNIPLAILDDATTYLQIIFIGLVFTFIYHIYASTLRSMGNSKASLYFLIASALLNVVLDLLFVVV from the coding sequence ATGAATAAAAAGAAGCTTGTTGATATGACTCGTGGACCTATTGTGCCACAAATTATTCATTTTACTTTGCCATTAATAATTGGTAATTTTTTTGTACTTACTTATAATGCAGTCGATTCAATTATTGTGGGGCGTTATATTGGTGCGAATGCTTTGGCGGCTTTGGGAGCAGCGAGCCCAGTGATGAATGTGCTTCTTTTTTTGATTATTGGAATTTGCTTAGGGATGTCCGTATTGATGGGGCGTTTTTTTGGTGAGCAGGATTTTACCAAATTAAAAAGAGTGGTTTCTACTTCCTTTATAGCTGGCGGAGTTTTTACATTGGTTTTGGTTGCTTTAGGTTTTTTGTTTTCCAAAACTATTCTATTATTTTTAAATATTCCCTTAGCGATTTTAGACGATGCTACCACATATCTTCAAATTATATTTATTGGTCTTGTCTTTACCTTTATTTATCATATATATGCTTCTACATTAAGGAGTATGGGTAATTCTAAAGCTTCACTTTATTTTTTAATTGCTTCGGCATTACTTAATGTTGTTTTGGATTTACTTTTTGTTGTGGTTTGA
- a CDS encoding MATE family efflux transporter, protein MVVQQNIAHGTTGFIAQNNGKGNFARIRRGFRTGFKMEVLYSIFVMLIVFFFSKELISLFLGDEGVAVVTEGVKYLKVMVFLYMLPGITNVIQGYFRGLGKMKITLNATFAQMLGRVISAYILAPYFGIEGIALACLVGWICMLSYEYPLFNKAWRTVK, encoded by the coding sequence ATGGTGGTACAGCAGAATATAGCGCATGGTACTACCGGTTTCATTGCTCAAAACAACGGAAAAGGAAATTTTGCCCGCATTAGAAGAGGTTTTCGAACCGGATTTAAAATGGAAGTGCTGTATTCTATTTTTGTTATGCTGATTGTTTTTTTCTTTTCCAAAGAGCTTATTTCGTTGTTTTTAGGGGATGAAGGCGTTGCTGTTGTTACTGAGGGGGTAAAATATTTAAAGGTGATGGTGTTTCTTTATATGCTGCCGGGAATTACTAATGTGATTCAGGGGTATTTTAGAGGTTTAGGGAAGATGAAAATTACTTTGAACGCTACTTTTGCTCAAATGCTGGGAAGAGTGATTTCTGCTTATATTCTGGCTCCGTATTTTGGGATTGAAGGAATTGCTTTGGCTTGTTTAGTGGGCTGGATTTGTATGTTGTCGTATGAATATCCGTTGTTTAATAAGGCGTGGAGAACGGTTAAATAA
- a CDS encoding YebC/PmpR family DNA-binding transcriptional regulator, with amino-acid sequence MGRAFEFRKGRKMKRWAAMAKTFTRIGKDIVMAVKEGGPNPETNSRLRAVIQNAKAANMPKDNVERAIKNASNKDTANYKEILFEGYAPHGIAILIETASDNNNRTVANIRSYFNKCNGTMGTQGSVEFMFDHTCNFRIPKEGLDAEELELEFIDFGAEEVFEDEDGILIYAPFNSFGTIQKELENRGIDILSSGFERIPQITKKLNADQIADVEKLIEKIEEDDDVMNVYHTMEEAEE; translated from the coding sequence ATGGGAAGAGCATTTGAATTTAGAAAAGGAAGAAAAATGAAACGTTGGGCAGCTATGGCCAAAACGTTCACCAGAATTGGTAAAGATATCGTGATGGCTGTTAAAGAAGGCGGTCCAAATCCTGAAACCAATTCTAGATTAAGAGCCGTTATCCAAAATGCCAAGGCAGCCAATATGCCGAAAGACAATGTGGAACGTGCGATTAAAAACGCTTCTAACAAAGACACTGCCAACTATAAAGAAATATTATTCGAAGGATATGCTCCTCACGGAATTGCTATCCTTATCGAAACAGCTTCTGACAACAACAACAGAACGGTTGCCAATATTCGTAGCTATTTCAACAAATGCAACGGTACTATGGGAACGCAAGGTTCGGTAGAATTCATGTTCGACCACACTTGTAACTTCCGCATTCCAAAAGAAGGTTTAGACGCTGAAGAACTAGAATTAGAATTTATCGATTTTGGTGCAGAAGAAGTTTTTGAAGACGAGGACGGAATCTTAATCTATGCTCCTTTCAACAGCTTTGGAACTATCCAAAAAGAATTAGAAAACAGAGGTATCGATATCCTTTCTTCAGGTTTCGAAAGAATTCCTCAGATTACTAAAAAACTGAATGCAGATCAAATTGCTGACGTTGAGAAATTAATCGAAAAAATCGAAGAAGACGATGACGTAATGAACGTTTATCATACAATGGAAGAAGCAGAAGAATAA